In Celeribacter baekdonensis, a single genomic region encodes these proteins:
- a CDS encoding polysaccharide biosynthesis/export family protein yields the protein MGFMIVRHIFGILAFAVTLTGCGTIYPSQHVVSGTSGGTKVRITDMTSESVMLANRSSYTPRSLPAVFNQTAGLQGQMMGAGALPEPAYTAQTRPTPIETRLPADVTPGPYRIGTGDVVLLATPSGSSVEELAGLLAAQNNRQGYTVQDDGAIAIPNVGRISISGLTIEEAESVLFQKLVESQIEPTFSIEISVFNSQKVSVGGAVSDPGNVPITLTPLYLDEVIANAGGVTAPSMDYVTVRLYRDGTLYQVPLSELYSSSGMRRILMKSGDIVFVDTTYELDQAAAYFQQQVQLASFRQTSRVTALNALSTEISLRRAQLGEARSNFTAVNALDAVERDYVYLTGELVKSGRFTMPFGRTATLSDALFDGAGGLKVNTSDPREIYVLRGSSDPMEFDSVTAWHLNAKNVAHMVLATRFELRPNDVVFVSEKPVTRWNRTLSQITPQIVNLGASAVN from the coding sequence ATGGGCTTTATGATCGTGCGACACATTTTCGGCATTTTGGCGTTTGCAGTAACTTTGACGGGGTGTGGTACAATTTACCCCTCGCAGCATGTGGTGTCTGGCACATCCGGTGGGACGAAAGTGCGCATCACGGATATGACCTCTGAAAGCGTTATGCTCGCGAACCGCAGTTCATATACGCCCCGCAGCTTGCCTGCTGTGTTCAACCAAACCGCTGGGCTTCAGGGGCAGATGATGGGAGCGGGGGCTTTGCCTGAGCCCGCCTATACGGCACAAACCCGGCCCACTCCGATTGAAACCCGCCTGCCTGCGGATGTGACGCCTGGACCATATCGGATTGGGACCGGGGATGTCGTGTTGCTGGCCACGCCTTCGGGCTCCTCGGTCGAGGAACTCGCCGGGCTTTTGGCGGCGCAAAACAATCGGCAAGGCTATACCGTCCAAGATGACGGGGCGATTGCGATCCCGAATGTCGGGCGCATCTCGATTTCCGGGCTGACAATTGAAGAGGCCGAATCCGTCCTGTTCCAAAAGCTTGTTGAATCTCAGATTGAGCCAACATTCAGCATCGAAATCTCGGTATTCAATTCCCAAAAAGTGTCCGTGGGCGGCGCGGTGTCTGATCCGGGCAATGTGCCCATCACATTGACGCCTCTGTATCTGGACGAAGTGATTGCAAACGCAGGCGGCGTCACAGCGCCAAGCATGGACTATGTCACGGTGCGTTTGTACCGCGATGGGACTTTGTACCAGGTGCCGTTGTCTGAGTTGTACTCCAGTTCAGGGATGCGGCGCATTCTGATGAAGTCGGGGGATATCGTCTTTGTTGATACGACCTATGAGCTTGATCAAGCCGCCGCCTATTTCCAACAGCAGGTCCAATTGGCCAGTTTCCGGCAAACGTCGCGGGTGACGGCGTTGAATGCGTTGAGCACTGAGATTTCGTTGCGCCGCGCCCAGTTGGGCGAAGCACGGAGCAACTTTACCGCCGTGAACGCGTTGGATGCGGTTGAGCGGGACTATGTGTATCTCACCGGGGAGCTAGTCAAATCCGGGCGCTTCACCATGCCCTTTGGCCGCACGGCAACCTTGTCGGATGCTTTGTTTGATGGGGCCGGTGGGTTGAAAGTGAACACCTCTGATCCGCGCGAAATCTATGTTTTGCGGGGGTCCAGCGATCCGATGGAGTTTGACTCCGTCACCGCGTGGCATTTGAACGCGAAAAACGTGGCCCATATGGTCCTTGCCACACGGTTTGAATTACGGCCCAATGATGTGGTTTTTGTCTCTGAGAAACCTGTGACACGTTGGAATCGGACGCTGAGCCAAATCACACCGCAGATCGTCAATCTCGGCGCTTCGGCGGTGAATTGA
- a CDS encoding mannose-1-phosphate guanylyltransferase/mannose-6-phosphate isomerase has protein sequence MPSITPVILCGGSGTRLWPLSRKSYPKQFVPLVGEETLFQASAKRLSGSDGAVQFSQPVVLTGSDFRFIVTEQLAEIGIDPGAILIEPEGRNTGPAVLAAALYLASKNPDAVMLVAPSDHVVPDAAAFHAAVAKGLDALSEGKLVTFGITPDRAETGYGYLELTAKPDSSGTAIDLKTFVEKPSAARAEEMLAAGTYLWNAGIFLFKAADIIAAFQQYAPDLMRPVSAAVDAAEADLGFLRLAPEPWGAADDISIDYAVMERADNLAVVPFNGGWSDLGGWDAVWREAEPDAAGVVTSGEATAIDCVNTLLRSDSERLEVVGIGLENVIAIAMNDAVLIADMSRAQDVKTAVAALKAKQAPQATHFPKDHRPWGWFESLVVGNRFQVKRIHVHPGAALSLQSHFHRSEHWIVVEGTARVTVDDEVRLVTENQSVYIPLGAVHRMENPGKVPMVLIEVQTGSYVGEDDIIRYEDVYARGQGAKG, from the coding sequence ATGCCATCGATAACACCGGTTATTCTCTGTGGTGGATCCGGGACGCGGCTTTGGCCGCTGTCTCGAAAATCTTACCCTAAACAATTCGTGCCGCTGGTGGGTGAGGAAACTTTGTTTCAGGCCTCGGCCAAGCGGCTCAGCGGCAGTGACGGGGCCGTTCAGTTTTCTCAACCTGTCGTTTTAACCGGCTCTGATTTTCGGTTTATCGTCACGGAACAATTGGCAGAAATTGGTATTGATCCGGGCGCGATCCTGATTGAACCAGAGGGCCGCAATACCGGACCGGCGGTTTTGGCCGCCGCCCTTTATCTGGCCTCAAAAAATCCTGATGCGGTGATGTTGGTGGCCCCTTCTGATCATGTGGTCCCGGATGCGGCGGCTTTTCATGCGGCGGTGGCCAAGGGGCTTGATGCTCTCTCAGAGGGCAAGCTGGTCACCTTTGGGATCACGCCGGATCGGGCGGAAACCGGGTATGGCTATCTTGAGTTGACGGCAAAGCCGGACAGCTCTGGCACGGCGATTGATCTCAAAACCTTTGTGGAAAAGCCATCGGCGGCGCGGGCCGAGGAGATGCTTGCGGCGGGAACATACCTGTGGAATGCGGGCATTTTCCTGTTCAAGGCGGCGGATATCATCGCGGCCTTTCAACAATACGCGCCAGATTTGATGCGGCCTGTCAGCGCGGCGGTTGACGCCGCTGAGGCAGATCTCGGGTTTTTGCGCCTCGCGCCGGAGCCTTGGGGAGCGGCTGATGACATTTCCATCGACTATGCGGTGATGGAGCGTGCCGACAATCTTGCGGTTGTGCCCTTCAATGGCGGCTGGTCGGATCTTGGTGGTTGGGACGCGGTTTGGCGTGAGGCCGAGCCGGATGCGGCCGGGGTTGTGACCTCTGGAGAGGCCACCGCGATTGACTGCGTCAACACGCTTTTGCGCTCGGACAGTGAGCGGCTTGAAGTCGTGGGAATCGGGCTTGAGAACGTGATCGCGATCGCGATGAATGATGCGGTTCTGATCGCCGATATGAGCCGGGCGCAGGATGTGAAAACGGCTGTTGCGGCGCTGAAGGCAAAGCAAGCCCCGCAGGCCACGCATTTCCCGAAAGATCACCGGCCATGGGGGTGGTTTGAAAGCCTCGTGGTTGGCAATCGGTTCCAGGTGAAACGCATCCATGTGCATCCCGGCGCGGCGCTGAGCCTGCAAAGCCATTTCCACCGTTCCGAGCATTGGATTGTGGTGGAAGGCACGGCACGGGTGACGGTAGATGACGAAGTGCGCTTGGTCACGGAAAACCAGTCGGTTTATATCCCGCTTGGGGCGGTGCACCGGATGGAAAACCCCGGAAAAGTGCCGATGGTTTTGATTGAAGTCCAAACCGGCTCTTACGTCGGTGAGGATGACATCATTCGCTATGAGGATGTCTATGCGCGAGGGCAGGGGGCCAAGGGGTAA
- a CDS encoding ParB/RepB/Spo0J family partition protein, which produces MFPLGVARPAPRPPIAQVAGEAAVSAALTELTETVARARAEGRIVELLALSDVDKGHLVRDRVHVQSEDLDALKSSLLTRGQQTPIEVVDRGTGVSPRYGLISGWRRLLALSEIEADQVLAIVRQPKTSSDAYVAMVEENEIRADISFYERARIVVKALEQGSIQTLNRRFRLFLQMFRARNVLRSKAL; this is translated from the coding sequence ATGTTTCCTTTGGGCGTGGCGCGCCCTGCCCCCCGTCCGCCGATTGCACAGGTGGCCGGAGAGGCGGCGGTGAGTGCGGCGCTGACGGAATTGACGGAAACCGTCGCGCGGGCGCGGGCTGAGGGCCGGATTGTCGAGCTTTTGGCTCTGTCGGATGTGGACAAAGGTCACCTGGTGCGCGACCGGGTTCATGTGCAGTCTGAGGATCTCGACGCGCTGAAATCGAGCCTATTGACGCGCGGACAGCAAACGCCGATCGAGGTGGTCGATCGCGGCACTGGGGTGTCGCCCCGCTATGGTTTGATTTCCGGTTGGCGTCGTCTTTTGGCGCTTTCGGAAATTGAGGCGGATCAGGTTCTGGCCATTGTCCGCCAGCCGAAAACATCGTCTGACGCCTATGTCGCCATGGTCGAAGAAAATGAAATCCGGGCGGACATCAGTTTTTATGAGCGGGCGCGGATTGTGGTCAAGGCGCTTGAGCAGGGGTCTATACAGACCCTAAACAGGCGCTTCAGACTCTTTTTGCAAATGTTTCGCGCGCGAAACGTTCTAAGATCAAAAGCTTTATGA
- a CDS encoding AAA family ATPase — MAKDNTEQPPYFNIDPDQALKDLGQPITTKGFAEIAGTCARGRDDLASRGMNEAGRKELRLFSTWEITRYLIPVATPHFRRVLRSNPDLPQGRSESETGAKWFSLDEVLRLRAHFAAEGSKTKEYLPYRPKGLPAKLVAVANFKGGVGKTSTAAHLAMSAALDGYKVLVIDLDSQGSMTSIFGGKVEDEWGTVFPLLARHYATHQRQANQSRMDRGEAPVPLDETLTEALKVKTQDVIQSTHWPNIDLIGAQLNLYWSEFQIPVWRMQGRGWKLWDALTDVLEADGVLNDYDVIFLDTPPALGYLTINGLAAADILLVPLGASFLEFDSTGRFFDMLHSTFQSIEEGENMAARALGRDELSFEWDAVRAVITRYDGAQQGELASLMQAYLGQTLSPHRQDFTALIGQAGEQVNGIYEADYRDFNRETYARGRQTFDATYAAFKRLLLGSWRRDEKEAEEMSHGEA, encoded by the coding sequence ATGGCCAAAGACAACACAGAACAGCCACCCTATTTCAACATTGATCCCGATCAGGCTTTGAAGGATTTGGGCCAGCCCATCACCACCAAAGGCTTTGCTGAAATCGCAGGCACCTGTGCCCGAGGTCGCGATGATCTTGCATCGCGGGGGATGAATGAGGCCGGGCGCAAAGAGCTTAGGCTGTTTTCTACTTGGGAGATTACACGCTATCTGATTCCTGTGGCTACACCACATTTTAGGCGCGTTCTTCGGTCCAATCCAGATTTGCCACAAGGTCGCTCTGAGTCAGAAACCGGGGCCAAATGGTTTTCCCTTGATGAGGTTTTGCGTCTGCGCGCCCATTTCGCCGCAGAGGGTTCAAAGACCAAAGAGTATTTGCCCTACAGGCCGAAAGGTCTGCCTGCAAAACTCGTGGCCGTGGCCAATTTCAAAGGTGGTGTTGGCAAAACCTCGACTGCGGCACATTTGGCGATGTCCGCCGCTCTCGATGGCTATAAGGTTCTGGTGATTGATCTTGATAGTCAAGGATCGATGACCTCGATTTTTGGTGGAAAAGTCGAAGATGAATGGGGCACCGTGTTTCCGCTTTTGGCCCGTCACTATGCCACCCATCAACGGCAGGCCAACCAATCTCGGATGGACCGCGGAGAGGCGCCTGTGCCGCTGGATGAGACGCTGACAGAGGCATTGAAGGTTAAAACCCAAGACGTCATTCAATCAACCCACTGGCCGAACATTGATCTGATCGGCGCGCAGCTCAATCTCTATTGGTCCGAATTCCAAATCCCGGTTTGGCGGATGCAGGGGCGGGGGTGGAAGCTTTGGGATGCGCTGACCGATGTCTTGGAGGCGGACGGGGTTTTGAACGACTATGATGTCATTTTCCTCGATACCCCCCCTGCCCTCGGCTATCTGACGATAAATGGCTTGGCCGCGGCAGACATCTTGTTGGTGCCGCTTGGGGCATCGTTTTTGGAATTCGATTCAACCGGCCGGTTCTTTGACATGCTTCATTCCACATTTCAGTCGATCGAAGAGGGTGAAAACATGGCCGCCCGCGCGCTTGGTCGTGACGAGTTGTCTTTTGAATGGGATGCTGTGCGAGCGGTGATCACCCGTTATGATGGCGCGCAGCAGGGCGAACTTGCGTCTTTGATGCAGGCCTATCTGGGTCAAACCCTCTCGCCGCATCGTCAGGATTTTACCGCGCTCATCGGTCAGGCTGGCGAACAGGTGAACGGCATTTATGAGGCCGATTATCGTGACTTCAATCGCGAAACCTATGCGCGTGGCCGTCAAACCTTTGATGCGACCTATGCCGCCTTCAAACGGCTTTTGCTTGGCAGTTGGCGACGCGATGAAAAAGAAGCGGAGGAGATGAGCCATGGCGAAGCGTAA
- a CDS encoding replication initiator protein A, with the protein MAGAVMSAGAGGLLPERYPQIDFFLCDIFDAIPKDDLATMEHPVFSLSTRPDRRILSYEHNGARIEVTPSVKGLATIHDKDILIFCISQLMAALNMGRVVSRTLTLRAHDLLVATNRETSGDSYRRLTEAFERLAGTRIKTNISTGEAEVTSGFGLIESWEIVRKTRGGRMVSVSITLSDWLFRAVMSKSVLTLSRDYFRLRKPLERRIYELARKHCGKQDHWRVSVEVLLKKSGSASPRRVFRKMIRDMIAADHLPDYEMAEETGDIIRFASRARVLEGDGPTLGPLPGAVFERARDIAPGWDVYALEADWRAYWAESGHPRLHSAEHAFLGFVKMRVAKGALGRLKPD; encoded by the coding sequence ATGGCAGGCGCTGTGATGTCTGCGGGGGCAGGGGGGCTTTTGCCTGAACGCTATCCGCAGATTGATTTTTTTCTTTGCGACATTTTCGATGCCATCCCAAAGGATGACCTCGCCACGATGGAGCACCCGGTGTTTTCGTTGTCCACGCGCCCGGACCGGCGGATTCTATCCTATGAGCATAATGGTGCCCGGATCGAAGTGACGCCGTCGGTCAAAGGCTTGGCGACAATCCACGACAAAGACATCCTGATCTTTTGCATCAGCCAATTGATGGCGGCGCTCAACATGGGGCGTGTAGTGAGCCGGACACTGACCCTGCGGGCGCATGATCTTTTGGTGGCGACAAACCGCGAGACCAGCGGCGATTCCTATCGACGTCTGACTGAAGCCTTTGAGCGTCTCGCAGGCACCCGCATCAAGACCAACATCAGCACGGGAGAGGCGGAAGTGACCTCTGGGTTTGGGTTGATCGAGAGTTGGGAGATCGTGCGCAAAACCCGCGGCGGGCGGATGGTCAGCGTGTCGATTACATTGTCGGACTGGCTGTTTCGGGCAGTGATGTCAAAATCTGTTCTGACACTGAGCCGGGATTATTTCCGACTGCGTAAGCCGCTTGAACGGCGGATCTATGAACTGGCCCGAAAACATTGCGGCAAACAAGATCACTGGCGTGTCTCTGTGGAGGTGCTGTTGAAAAAATCCGGCTCGGCCAGCCCGCGTCGGGTGTTTCGTAAGATGATCCGCGACATGATCGCTGCCGACCACCTGCCAGATTATGAAATGGCGGAGGAGACGGGAGATATCATTCGTTTTGCATCCCGGGCGCGGGTTCTCGAGGGGGATGGGCCGACCCTTGGGCCATTGCCGGGTGCGGTGTTTGAGCGGGCACGCGATATTGCGCCGGGATGGGATGTCTATGCGCTTGAGGCGGATTGGCGCGCGTATTGGGCCGAATCTGGTCATCCGCGTTTGCATTCTGCCGAGCACGCCTTTCTTGGATTTGTCAAAATGCGGGTGGCAAAAGGGGCATTGGGCCGCCTTAAGCCGGATTGA
- a CDS encoding metallophosphoesterase family protein: MKKILKRLVHKRQVVPNFTPLPLTTAQTICVIGDIHGALPPLQALLKTCAAQAPDAQLVFLGDYIDRGDQVPEVLALLKRLQDDAGAICLKGNHEDMMLRFLDDPARNGPIWLRHGGLQTLAGYGVSGVSLRHDPQSLTALRDQLRRVFSPEMEAWLRALPCHFLSGTLAAVHAGADPARPMSRQKPQHLLWGHKDFGTVPRSDGLWIIHGHTIVDTPTMTPGIISVDTGAYITGQLSAALIAGDSVTFLQS, encoded by the coding sequence GTGAAAAAAATCCTTAAACGTCTCGTGCATAAGCGGCAGGTTGTGCCCAATTTTACGCCGCTTCCGCTCACCACTGCCCAAACTATATGTGTCATTGGGGACATTCATGGCGCGCTCCCGCCTCTGCAAGCCCTCCTCAAAACCTGCGCGGCACAGGCCCCAGACGCACAGCTTGTGTTTCTTGGAGACTATATCGATCGGGGCGACCAGGTGCCGGAGGTGCTTGCACTCTTGAAACGCCTGCAAGACGATGCCGGCGCGATCTGCCTCAAGGGCAACCACGAAGACATGATGTTGCGATTTCTCGACGATCCCGCCCGCAATGGCCCGATCTGGCTGCGACACGGAGGGTTGCAAACCTTGGCGGGATACGGGGTCTCAGGGGTGTCTTTGCGCCATGACCCACAGTCCCTGACGGCACTGCGCGATCAGCTTCGCCGCGTCTTTTCGCCAGAGATGGAGGCCTGGTTGCGCGCCCTGCCCTGTCATTTTCTCAGTGGCACTTTGGCCGCCGTGCATGCCGGGGCGGACCCGGCCCGCCCCATGTCGCGGCAAAAGCCCCAGCACTTGCTTTGGGGCCATAAGGATTTTGGGACGGTTCCCCGCTCTGATGGGCTCTGGATCATTCATGGGCACACCATCGTGGACACCCCGACAATGACCCCCGGCATCATTTCCGTGGACACAGGGGCCTATATAACAGGACAGCTGAGCGCGGCACTGATTGCCGGTGACTCTGTGACGTTTCTACAAAGCTGA
- a CDS encoding YjbH domain-containing protein, with protein MAVHFKHPVIACSIIALCGAASAETPISTYGTPGLIDMPVATPLEDGLLVPTLSYGGGTLKNTLSFQISPRVTGTFRYSTIQDYDGPGKTRYDRSFDINVLLMEESGVWPAISAGLRDFGGTGIYSSEYLVATKHFGDKLAVTGGVGWGRLATHGAFENPLSVISDYFDTRGSGPSSINEVGRLEADQWFRGDAALFGGVEYRFNDRFSLRAEYSSDAYVKESGSAGFVQNTPINVALSYQAKNGANISAYALHGAELGVMATFPLHPERPKVPSGREAAPVPIMATPQRSDLGWDSSSTSTSSGETALAAAFAAEGLVLEGLTVSGDVATVRMSNQRFGALPQALGRASRLLANMMPAEVGTFRLVVTEKGMPISTTTIKRRDLVALEHDLDGSWRMFARADIADAVGTTVPASRAYPKMSFGLKPYIQPSLFDPDSPLRADLGVEATAAYTPFSGVILSGAVRQPVVGNLDSITRLSNSKIRHVRSDSGLYATQADTEIKHLTAEYFFRPGRNLYGRLTAGYLETMYGGVSGELLWYPTDSRLALGAEVNYVKQRDFDQLFGFQEYEVATGHLSAYYDFGGGYLGQIDAGRYLAKDWGTTVSLDREFDNGFKIGAYFTITDIPFNDFGEGSFDKGVRLTIPVNWLTGEPSKEGVSMTIQPVTRDGGARLFVRNRLYGVTRDAHTSELEDRWGRFWR; from the coding sequence ATGGCAGTGCATTTCAAACATCCGGTTATAGCCTGCTCAATCATCGCACTTTGTGGCGCAGCATCGGCGGAGACCCCGATTTCCACCTATGGCACGCCGGGGTTGATCGATATGCCCGTGGCCACGCCGCTTGAAGATGGGCTTTTGGTCCCAACCCTCTCTTATGGTGGGGGGACACTCAAAAACACGCTGTCCTTCCAAATCTCGCCCCGAGTCACGGGAACATTCCGATATTCAACCATCCAAGATTACGATGGCCCCGGCAAAACGCGCTATGACCGCAGTTTCGACATCAATGTTCTGTTGATGGAAGAATCTGGTGTGTGGCCCGCCATTTCGGCCGGGCTGCGTGATTTTGGCGGCACCGGGATTTATTCCTCTGAATATCTCGTGGCGACGAAACATTTTGGGGACAAACTGGCCGTGACCGGGGGGGTGGGCTGGGGCCGTTTGGCGACGCATGGGGCGTTTGAGAACCCTCTCAGTGTGATTTCCGATTATTTTGACACGCGCGGATCAGGCCCAAGCAGCATCAACGAAGTGGGTCGGCTTGAGGCGGATCAGTGGTTTCGGGGTGATGCCGCCCTCTTTGGTGGGGTGGAATATCGTTTCAATGATCGGTTTAGCCTGAGGGCTGAATATTCGTCCGATGCCTATGTAAAGGAATCTGGCAGCGCCGGTTTCGTTCAAAACACCCCAATCAATGTCGCTCTGTCCTATCAGGCCAAAAATGGCGCAAACATCAGTGCCTATGCGCTGCATGGGGCGGAGTTGGGGGTGATGGCCACTTTCCCGCTGCATCCAGAACGGCCGAAAGTTCCGAGCGGTCGAGAAGCGGCACCGGTCCCGATCATGGCGACGCCACAGCGGTCTGATTTGGGGTGGGATAGCTCTTCCACGTCGACCTCTTCCGGGGAAACTGCGCTTGCGGCGGCCTTTGCGGCGGAGGGGCTGGTGTTGGAGGGCCTCACCGTTTCGGGGGATGTCGCAACCGTTCGCATGAGCAATCAGCGTTTTGGCGCACTGCCTCAGGCGCTTGGCCGTGCCTCGCGTCTCTTGGCCAATATGATGCCCGCTGAGGTTGGCACATTCCGCCTTGTGGTCACGGAAAAGGGGATGCCGATTTCGACAACGACGATCAAACGTCGGGATCTGGTCGCGTTGGAACATGATTTGGATGGCAGCTGGAGAATGTTCGCGCGTGCGGATATTGCGGATGCGGTTGGGACAACAGTGCCCGCGTCTCGGGCCTACCCAAAGATGTCTTTTGGTCTGAAACCCTATATTCAGCCGTCGCTGTTCGACCCGGATAGCCCGTTGCGGGCCGATTTAGGGGTGGAAGCCACCGCGGCCTACACGCCTTTTTCAGGGGTGATTTTGTCAGGTGCCGTGCGTCAGCCGGTTGTTGGCAATCTCGACTCGATCACCCGGCTTTCAAATTCCAAAATTAGGCATGTTCGTTCAGACTCAGGGCTCTACGCCACCCAGGCGGATACCGAAATCAAGCACCTGACGGCAGAGTATTTCTTCCGCCCTGGCCGCAACCTCTATGGGCGTCTGACGGCTGGCTATCTTGAAACCATGTACGGGGGTGTCTCAGGCGAATTGCTTTGGTATCCCACGGACAGCCGCCTCGCGCTCGGCGCCGAAGTCAACTATGTCAAACAGCGTGATTTCGATCAGCTGTTTGGGTTTCAAGAATACGAGGTCGCGACTGGGCATCTGAGTGCCTATTACGATTTTGGCGGTGGTTATCTGGGTCAGATTGATGCCGGACGCTATCTTGCCAAAGATTGGGGCACGACAGTGTCTCTGGACCGTGAGTTTGACAACGGCTTCAAGATCGGAGCGTATTTCACGATCACCGATATTCCCTTTAACGATTTTGGCGAAGGGTCATTCGACAAAGGCGTTCGGTTGACCATTCCGGTGAACTGGCTGACGGGGGAACCCTCGAAGGAGGGCGTGTCTATGACGATTCAACCGGTGACCCGCGATGGGGGGGCACGTCTGTTCGTGCGCAATCGGCTATATGGTGTGACGCGCGATGCGCACACAAGCGAGCTTGAAGACCGTTGGGGTCGTTTCTGGCGATGA
- a CDS encoding YjbF family lipoprotein: MTGRWIVVAAALMVTACSGATSNKVMGVLTGTKLGVSRVANPTFTALKQAGAPQKTISVQAQNLAANFYLWTTSTDGVGTWLTGNGATVSIKDGMIVGTRGFGADVLAADVSKTASLVRARREGYAERFMTLLSGNDQAYTVSFQCRVSNQGPWDLDLGGGAKKKTVLMQEDCRGYGESPRNLFWVDAKTNQIVQSRQWLNTTVGALITRDAG; this comes from the coding sequence ATGACAGGACGTTGGATTGTGGTGGCTGCGGCTTTGATGGTCACGGCGTGTTCTGGCGCGACCTCAAATAAAGTCATGGGGGTGCTCACGGGCACCAAATTGGGTGTGTCGCGGGTGGCGAACCCCACCTTCACCGCGTTGAAACAGGCCGGAGCGCCCCAAAAAACCATTTCTGTACAGGCCCAAAACCTCGCGGCGAATTTCTATCTCTGGACCACGTCAACGGATGGGGTCGGGACCTGGTTGACCGGCAACGGAGCCACGGTTTCGATCAAAGACGGCATGATTGTTGGGACCCGCGGATTTGGTGCCGATGTGCTCGCGGCGGATGTGTCCAAGACGGCGAGCCTCGTGCGGGCTCGGCGTGAAGGCTATGCGGAACGTTTCATGACGCTCCTGTCCGGCAATGACCAAGCATATACCGTGTCTTTCCAATGTCGCGTGAGCAATCAGGGGCCTTGGGATCTTGATCTGGGCGGCGGCGCCAAGAAAAAAACGGTTCTGATGCAAGAAGATTGCCGGGGCTACGGTGAGAGCCCGCGCAATCTGTTCTGGGTCGATGCCAAGACAAATCAGATCGTTCAGTCACGGCAATGGTTGAACACGACAGTTGGCGCCCTGATCACTCGCGATGCGGGTTAA